A stretch of the Bdellovibrio sp. 22V genome encodes the following:
- a CDS encoding carboxylesterase family protein, whose translation MIQHLLFPKKWLVLVLSFMLNPAVAAPPQHPQQGPTAQIDSGTIEGIIIDGVLSFKGVPYAAPPVGDLRWRAPQPAAPWTDVKKTLTYGADCMQKPDVNEAAPPGNSPAEDCLFINVWRPAEVPVGETRPVLVWIHGGGFVNGGSSAAIYDGSSFAKKGLVFVSFNYRLGRFGFFAHPALTTAKEGPLGNYGIMDQIAALQWVQKNIAAFQGNPAQVTVMGESSGGISVLTLMTSQNDKQLFHKAIIMSGGGRGWLVGGKQMSTGDLSAEQTGVNFASTVGIEGTGPEALTALRALTAEQVTGDLNMTSYLLDPDQRLIYAGGPIVDNEIVKGAPGDLLKAGTVTKIPIVIGTTGRDLSLEFKPTKEALFATFGEDADEARTLYDPDGTKTLRDLNQDVGADRAMNEPARFVAEQMTAQGNKAWIYRFYYVAETKRSDWEGANHATDLPYAFNNLKARYLNNVTDKDQATANAVHGYFANFAKGDSPNSTEMPAWSEFSTDISNLLRFTLDEGTVFGADPWKDRLDLVEKQAETNPTPTPTPPPTPPETPPANPAQ comes from the coding sequence ATGATACAACATTTGCTTTTCCCCAAAAAATGGCTGGTGTTAGTCCTTTCATTTATGTTGAATCCCGCAGTCGCAGCCCCGCCGCAACATCCTCAGCAGGGACCTACGGCGCAGATCGACTCAGGGACCATTGAAGGGATTATTATTGATGGCGTCTTGTCATTTAAAGGTGTGCCCTATGCCGCTCCACCGGTTGGCGATTTACGATGGCGAGCTCCCCAACCCGCAGCACCTTGGACTGATGTTAAAAAAACTCTGACTTATGGCGCGGACTGTATGCAAAAACCTGACGTTAACGAAGCGGCTCCTCCAGGAAACTCTCCGGCAGAGGATTGTCTTTTCATCAACGTGTGGCGCCCTGCGGAGGTTCCTGTAGGCGAAACACGTCCCGTCTTAGTTTGGATTCATGGCGGTGGTTTTGTGAACGGCGGTTCTTCGGCAGCGATCTATGACGGATCTTCTTTTGCAAAAAAAGGATTGGTGTTCGTCAGCTTCAACTATCGGCTGGGACGCTTCGGATTTTTTGCTCACCCCGCTTTGACAACGGCGAAAGAAGGACCCTTGGGTAACTATGGCATCATGGACCAAATCGCAGCCCTGCAATGGGTGCAAAAAAATATTGCCGCCTTTCAAGGAAATCCCGCGCAAGTGACCGTGATGGGTGAATCCTCCGGCGGTATTTCCGTCCTTACTTTGATGACATCACAAAATGACAAACAGCTTTTTCACAAAGCAATTATTATGTCTGGCGGAGGACGCGGCTGGCTTGTCGGCGGCAAACAAATGAGCACCGGCGATCTTTCCGCAGAACAAACTGGAGTGAATTTTGCCTCCACGGTCGGTATTGAAGGCACCGGTCCCGAAGCACTGACGGCGCTGCGTGCTCTTACGGCGGAACAAGTGACGGGAGATCTCAATATGACAAGTTATCTGCTCGATCCCGATCAACGGTTGATCTATGCTGGTGGGCCGATTGTGGATAATGAAATCGTTAAAGGGGCTCCGGGAGATTTACTAAAAGCCGGGACGGTCACTAAGATTCCCATCGTCATAGGTACAACCGGTCGCGATCTCAGTCTGGAGTTTAAACCGACCAAAGAAGCGCTTTTCGCCACTTTCGGTGAAGATGCCGATGAAGCAAGAACTCTTTACGATCCCGACGGAACGAAAACTCTGCGCGATCTGAATCAGGACGTGGGAGCTGACAGAGCGATGAATGAGCCCGCGCGCTTTGTGGCGGAGCAAATGACAGCGCAAGGAAACAAAGCCTGGATCTATCGTTTTTACTATGTCGCTGAAACAAAACGATCCGACTGGGAAGGCGCGAACCACGCCACAGACCTTCCCTACGCCTTTAATAATTTAAAAGCGCGATATCTTAATAACGTGACAGATAAAGATCAGGCGACGGCGAACGCCGTTCATGGCTACTTTGCGAATTTCGCCAAAGGTGACAGTCCGAACAGCACTGAAATGCCCGCATGGAGTGAGTTCTCTACGGATATTTCCAATCTTTTGCGCTTCACGCTGGATGAGGGGACTGTTTTCGGCGCGGATCCTTGGAAAGACCGTTTAGACCTCGTCGAAAAACAAGCAGAGACAAATCCGACTCCAACACCAACGCCTCCTCCGACTCCCCCTGAAACACCTCCTGCAAATCCCGCGCAATAA